In uncultured Fibrobacter sp., the sequence CGACACCGGCCACGAAGATGTCCACCTTGCCGTCAGTGTCTTCCCAGATTTCGGGACCCGTGGTGGCCTTGTGAGCAGCCGGGTTGGCCGGGTTCACGAACTGGCCCGGGATGAAGCTGTTCGGGATTTCCTTAGCGAGCTCGTCGGCCTTGGCGATGGCACCCTTCATGCCCTTCGCGCCTTCGGTCAGCACGAGTTCGGCACCGTAGGCCTTCATCAGCTGGCGACGTTCCACGCTCATGGTCTCGGGCATCACGATGATGATGCGGTAACCGCGGGCGGCAGCGACAGAGGCAAGGCCAATGCCGGTGTTACCGGAAGTCGGCTCGATAATCACGGCGCCCTTCTTGAGCTTGCCGCTCTTTTCGGCATCGTCGAGCATCGCCTTCGCGATACGGTCCTTCACGGAACCGGCGGGGTTGAAGTATTCGAGCTTCGCGACGATCTTGGCGCCGAGACCTTCCTCGATGTGAGTGAGCTCGAGAAGCGGGGTGTGACCGATGAGCTGGTCGGCAGAGGTATAAATTTTAGACATGGCAGAAGTCCTTTTTTGCGCCTTCGGCGCTGTGGTTATTAAACAGAGGTTAATGGTTAGAATCGTTCTAAGCGGGATTTCCGCCTGACGAAGAATAAATTAGAAATTATTCCTATCATTTCAATAGGAAACAATAGGCAGAGTGGCAATTTCTTGCTTACATTTTGCTTACTAATAGTTTTTAACTATAGCCAATTCGCAAAAAAAACTATTTCTAGGCCATTTTGGGAAATTATTCCATACCTTGACTATATTTAGTACATGGAAAATCAATTCATCTATACCGCACGTATCGAAGTCCGCTATGCCGAAACGGACGCCATGGGAATCGTCCACCACGCCACCTACCCTATCTGGTTTGAGCAGGCGCGCACCGAATTTTTCCGCGTTGCAGGCGCCCCCTACGCCGAAATGGAAAAAGAAGGGTTCGCAAGCCCCGTCCTGGAACTTGGCGTAGAGTACAAGCGTCCCTGCCACTACGGCGACTTTGTCGATGTGGAAACCACGCTGGAAATCCTCGACAAGCTCCGTTGCCGCTTCAACTACAAGGTGTTTGTCAACGGGGAACTCTGCACCTCGGGCCACACCGTCCACATTTTCACGAAAAACGGAAGGCCCACGCGCGAACGCCCGGCCACGTTCAGCGCCATCGAGGCAAAAATTTTCGGCAAGCCAGAAAATAGCTAGATTTTTTCCTGTATGGACCAGCCCCTAGCAGAACGACTCCGCCCCCAGACTCTCGACGAGCTCCTCGGCCAGAACAAGATTCTGGGCGAACAGAGCATGTTACGCAAGAGCCTGGAAAAAGACTCCGTCCCCAGCATGATTTTCTGGGGCCCGCCCGGCTGTGGCAAGACGAGCCTTGCCCACATTATCCAGCAAAAGACGCGCAAACGTTTTGTCGCGCTTTCTGCGGTATCGAGCGGAGTCAAAGACGTGAAGGAAGTTCTCAGTGAAGCGCGCAAAATGAAAAACGCCTTCATGGACACTATCCTGTTCATCGACGAAATCCACCGGTTCAACAAGGGCCAGCAAGATGCGCTCCTCGGTGCCGTAGAAGACGGCACAGTGACGCTCATTGGCGCTACTACCGAAAATCCAGGATTCGAAGTGAACGGGGCACTCCTCAGCCGCTGCCAGCTTATTTTATTCGCACCCTTGAGCAAGGATGACTTGCGCACCCTTGTCTACAGCGCATTGCGCGACCACCCGCGGGGCCTGCAACTCAAGGATGTCGAAATCGAAGATTCTGTTGTAGACAAACTGATTGCACAATCCGAAGGCGACGCGCGATTCCTGCTGAACCAAATCGAATGGATTGGCAATAGCCTTGGCGACCGCAAAAAAATCGACGAGAAACTGCTTGAAGAGTTCCAGTACAAAAAGCCTTTGCGCTACGACAAAAGCGGCGAGGAACACTACAACCTGATTTCGGCACTGCACAAGTCCGTGCGAGGCTCGGACCCAGATGCTGCGCTCTACTGGCTGCACCGCATGATCCAGGGCGGCGAAGACCCGCGATTCATTTTGCGCCGTCTCATGCGCATGAGCATGGAAGATATTGGCCTTGCCGACCCGAACGCCTTGCTGCTTGCAACCAGCGCCCGCGAAGCCTACGACTTCATGGGAATTCCCGAAGGGCTCATCGCGCTCGACGAACTGGCCATCTACCTTTCGCTTGCGCCCAAGAGCAACAGCGTGGAGCTCGCCGGCATGGCCGCCGACAGCATCGTCAAGCAAACCGGGACACTGCCCGTGCCGCGCGCCTTCCGCAATTCCGTGACCCGTGTAGGCAAGCAACTCGGCTACGGCAACGACTACCAGTACGACCACGACAGCCCAGGTGCTTATTCCGCACAGGAACACTTGCCCAAACAACTGATTGGCACAGAAATTTACCACCCCAAGCCTTACGGCAAAGAAAAGCAACTCGGCGAGCGCCTTGCACAGCTAAAGCAAATAAAGAAAGAGCGGAACAACGCCGAAAAATAAACCACACAATAAAACAACGGGCCAAGGTGAACTGGCCCGTTGTTGGAATTGTTTTAGGTGCAGATATTAGTTCTTGTCCTTGATGCAGCGGACAGGGAAACCAAGATCAACACTATTAGCATTGTCTGAATAGCTTTCATTGTTATAAATGACGTAATGCGCATCATTTCGGCTTATCTGTTGTTCTGTTCTTGGGGAGGAAGTCCAGAACAAAGCAGCCTTCATGCCGTCGGATTTAACCTCTGTTTGAGAAACATCCATCATATACGACGACTGCATCAACGAAAAACCATATTCATCCGTCCCAGCAGGACTCCAACCATAATTCACTTTTAATTTCAGAATCCTCTGGCCATCATCAACAGCATTATTTAACGCCGCAAATTCAGCCATTGTCGGCAAACGCCAACCATCAGGGCAGTAACTCATAGCAGCTGGCCATGTGTAGAAACGACCAATACTGTCACAGTCGATACAAGCAGACTCGTCCGCGCCCGTTCCCGCATAGTTCAAATTCTGAGCCATCCAGGTCTCGGAGTAGATAACATTTCCGGAATCACCCTTTACAGTAATCTCAGTGAACTTGTAGGGCTGACCGTCACGCGTGTCGCAGAACTGATTGCGGATATCATACAATGAATTTGGATGACCTTCGCACCATTTATCGTTCTGTCCTTCCTTAACGCAGCAGGCGATACTAGATTCAATCTGGCCATCGACGCACCTCTGGGTCTTAGTCTCGTACGTCTGGCCACCGCACTTCGCAACGACCTGATGTTTCTCTTCACTCTTATCGCAGAACTGGAGATCCGGATCGTACGGGCTTCCAGCACACTTTTCATAAAGGACACCCTTCTCGCTGCAGAAGTAAATCATACCGTCATACGAGCCATCTTCTTTGAGGACGTTTTCAGCCAGGCCCTCGGCAATACTGCTGCAACGGCTGTAGATTGAACGATTGGAGCAGAACTGCGTCGTGTAATCGTATGGTGAGGTAACGCACAACGAAACAAGGAGGTCCGACGAATCGCAGAAATACCCCTGCACGTTGTAAGTGCCATCAGGATTGAGATACGGTTCAAGCCCTCCAAGCGCTTTGTGACAGAGCGGGTAGACCTTCTTGTCGTTCGAGCAGAACTGGGTCGCCGGGTCATAAGTGGCGACACCGCACGAGGCCTTGAACAGCGTCACGGATTCTTCGCCACACTTCACGACGATTTGACCATTTTCGCCTTCCGTAAGCGTGCAGTCATCGCCGTCTTCACCATCTTCACCGTTCTTGATGGTGCCAACGGTTTTTCCACCGCAAAGAATATCGAATCCGGTCTTGTCCTTGTTGGCCTTGGCGGAGCAACTCGTGCCGTTTTCACCATCGGCACCCTTTTCGCCCTTTTCGCCCTCTTTACCATCCTCGCCATTCTTGACAGTACCGACGGTCTTGCCATCGCAAACGATATCAAAGCCGGTCTTGTCCTTGGTCTGTTTGGCAGTGCAGCTTGCGCCATCATCGCCGGCAGCGCCATTGGCGCCCTTGTCGCCCTTGTCGCCCCTTTCACCGTCTTTACCGTTCATACGGGTCCAACCGTCACCGGTACAGACATACACTTTCGCAGAATCCTTCACGTACATGACCGAGCCTTCGGTCTCTTCTTCGCACTTCGGGAGTTCCTTGAATTTCTTGACGGTATCAAGAGATACCATTTCGCTCACATTGGTCACTTCGGTGACTTCATCACCGCACGCAACCAATAATGCGAAGCTGGCAGCAATACCTGATGCTACAATTACATTCTTTTTCATGTTTTATAATTCAACCTATGAAATTATTCGGCATTTCTCTTGATGCAGCGGACAAACATATATTGAGTCTTCGCCGTAATGCCTGTGTAATGCACACGGCCACGGACGCTGGCGCCATCAACATAGAAACGGTTCGCAGAAACAGATTCTAGTTCACCCTCCTGAGGAGCGCGTTCTGTTTTAGACCAATAATAAGCACTACTGGTGCTTGTAAAACTAGTCCCGTCATAAATGCCGCCCGAAGTTGGAGAAGAGAAGCCGCTTGTATTCGAACCACCTACACGATAATCTGTGGCGTATGAGCCAAAAGCATTCATCAAAGCACGATAGTCAGCATTTTCTGGCAAATCCCAGCCTTCCGGGCAGTAACTGTTCGCTGCGAGCCATGTATAGTAACATCCATACGTTAAGCACTTATCATCGTTAGAGATAGTCACATGTTCGCCTTCCTGCGTTTTTGTGTATTTCAAATTTTCCGTCATCCAGGTCTCGGAATAAACAACTTCACCATTTCCATTTGCCTTAGTAATCGTCTTGAACTCGTAGGGGTGACCATCGCGCGTATCGCAGAACTGCTTGCGGACATCGTATAAAGAATTTGGATGGCCGTCGCACCATTTGTTGTTCTGTCCTTTGGGA encodes:
- the cysK gene encoding cysteine synthase A encodes the protein MSKIYTSADQLIGHTPLLELTHIEEGLGAKIVAKLEYFNPAGSVKDRIAKAMLDDAEKSGKLKKGAVIIEPTSGNTGIGLASVAAARGYRIIIVMPETMSVERRQLMKAYGAELVLTEGAKGMKGAIAKADELAKEIPNSFIPGQFVNPANPAAHKATTGPEIWEDTDGKVDIFVAGVGTGGTVSGVGEYLKEKNPNVKVVAVEPASSPVLSKGTAGSHKIQGIGAGFVPDTLNTKVYDEIIAVENEAAFEAGREIGKKEGVLVGISSGAALWAAKELAKRPENKGKTIVALLPDTGDRYLSTALFAE
- a CDS encoding thioesterase family protein, which produces MENQFIYTARIEVRYAETDAMGIVHHATYPIWFEQARTEFFRVAGAPYAEMEKEGFASPVLELGVEYKRPCHYGDFVDVETTLEILDKLRCRFNYKVFVNGELCTSGHTVHIFTKNGRPTRERPATFSAIEAKIFGKPENS
- a CDS encoding replication-associated recombination protein A, whose translation is MDQPLAERLRPQTLDELLGQNKILGEQSMLRKSLEKDSVPSMIFWGPPGCGKTSLAHIIQQKTRKRFVALSAVSSGVKDVKEVLSEARKMKNAFMDTILFIDEIHRFNKGQQDALLGAVEDGTVTLIGATTENPGFEVNGALLSRCQLILFAPLSKDDLRTLVYSALRDHPRGLQLKDVEIEDSVVDKLIAQSEGDARFLLNQIEWIGNSLGDRKKIDEKLLEEFQYKKPLRYDKSGEEHYNLISALHKSVRGSDPDAALYWLHRMIQGGEDPRFILRRLMRMSMEDIGLADPNALLLATSAREAYDFMGIPEGLIALDELAIYLSLAPKSNSVELAGMAADSIVKQTGTLPVPRAFRNSVTRVGKQLGYGNDYQYDHDSPGAYSAQEHLPKQLIGTEIYHPKPYGKEKQLGERLAQLKQIKKERNNAEK
- a CDS encoding FISUMP domain-containing protein produces the protein MKKNVIVASGIAASFALLVACGDEVTEVTNVSEMVSLDTVKKFKELPKCEEETEGSVMYVKDSAKVYVCTGDGWTRMNGKDGERGDKGDKGANGAAGDDGASCTAKQTKDKTGFDIVCDGKTVGTVKNGEDGKEGEKGEKGADGENGTSCSAKANKDKTGFDILCGGKTVGTIKNGEDGEDGDDCTLTEGENGQIVVKCGEESVTLFKASCGVATYDPATQFCSNDKKVYPLCHKALGGLEPYLNPDGTYNVQGYFCDSSDLLVSLCVTSPYDYTTQFCSNRSIYSRCSSIAEGLAENVLKEDGSYDGMIYFCSEKGVLYEKCAGSPYDPDLQFCDKSEEKHQVVAKCGGQTYETKTQRCVDGQIESSIACCVKEGQNDKWCEGHPNSLYDIRNQFCDTRDGQPYKFTEITVKGDSGNVIYSETWMAQNLNYAGTGADESACIDCDSIGRFYTWPAAMSYCPDGWRLPTMAEFAALNNAVDDGQRILKLKVNYGWSPAGTDEYGFSLMQSSYMMDVSQTEVKSDGMKAALFWTSSPRTEQQISRNDAHYVIYNNESYSDNANSVDLGFPVRCIKDKN